The sequence CAGGCACATTCCATATCGCCGGCGGCCGGTTCGCGCTCGAGGTCGATGTCCCCGACGCCGGGATCGCGCGCAAGGTCTACTCGGGGCTCACGGCCGGGTTCGCGGAGCCGGCGGAGATCCGTATCCTCGAACCCGGCCGGGCGCGCCCGCGCCAGCGATTCGTGATCCGCGTGCAGGAGGCGGCGCTCGGCCCGTTCATCGATTCTGGAGTGCTCGACGGCGCCGGCCGCTTGCGCGCGGGCGTTCCGAGCAAGATCGTGTCGAGACGCTGCTGCGCAGGCGCCTATCTGCGCGGCGCCTTCCTGGCGCATGGGTCGGTCTCTGAGCCGCGTGCCCCGGTTCAGTTCGAGATCCGATCGCCCGACCAAGCCACCGCCGAAGGGATCGGCGGCCTCGCCGAGCGGGTCGGCTCGACCGGCCGCCTGCGCGAGCATCGCGGCGCCTTCGCCCTTTACGCGAAGGAGGGCGCCGCCGTCGGACGGCTTCTCGCCGCGATGGGCGCGCACAACGGCTACCTCGAGTGGGAGGAAGGATCCGTCTGGAAGAGCGTGCGCGGCGTCGCGAACCGCCTCGCGAACTGCGACGAGGCCAATGCGCGGCGTACCGCCCGGGCGGCGATGGTGCAACGGGCGTGGGCGGAGCGCGCGCTCGCGCGCTTCGGCGAGGAGGGCCTCCCTCCGGCGGTGCGTGAGGTCGTGTATCTGCGACTGACGAATCCCGAAGCCTCGATGGAAGAGCTCGGCCGCCTGTGCCGGCCGCCGATCACCAAGCCGGCCGTGGCCGGTCGCCTGCGGCACCTTGGAAGGCTCGCTGAGGAGCTGGTTGGATAGGCTAGAGACCG comes from Actinomycetota bacterium and encodes:
- the whiA gene encoding DNA-binding protein WhiA, whose product is MKSELARLQAPRACCRRAELAAILRSAGTFHIAGGRFALEVDVPDAGIARKVYSGLTAGFAEPAEIRILEPGRARPRQRFVIRVQEAALGPFIDSGVLDGAGRLRAGVPSKIVSRRCCAGAYLRGAFLAHGSVSEPRAPVQFEIRSPDQATAEGIGGLAERVGSTGRLREHRGAFALYAKEGAAVGRLLAAMGAHNGYLEWEEGSVWKSVRGVANRLANCDEANARRTARAAMVQRAWAERALARFGEEGLPPAVREVVYLRLTNPEASMEELGRLCRPPITKPAVAGRLRHLGRLAEELVG